A genomic window from Vigna radiata var. radiata cultivar VC1973A chromosome 2, Vradiata_ver6, whole genome shotgun sequence includes:
- the LOC111241155 gene encoding auxin-induced protein 6B-like, whose protein sequence is MGFRLPGIRKASLRAIQASSKVVDVPKGYIAVYVGDQRKRFMIPVSYLNQPSFQDLLSQAEEEFGYDHPTGGLTIPCGEDVFSDITSRFDSC, encoded by the coding sequence ATGGGTTTTCGTTTACCTGGTATTAGAAAGGCATCTCTTCGAGCAATCCAAGCATCTTCAAAAGTTGTGGATGTGCCAAAGGGTTACATTGCAGTCTATGTTGGAGACCAAAGGAAGCGGTTTATGATCCCTGTGTCATACTTGAACCAACCTTCATTTCAAGATCTATTGAGTCAAGCCGAGGAAGAATTTGGCTATGACCATCCAACTGGTGGTCTCACAATTCCTTGTGGAGAAGATGTGTTCTCAGATATAACTTCTCGCTTCGATAGCTGCTAA
- the LOC111241151 gene encoding auxin-induced protein 15A-like, with product MGFRLPAIRRASFAARQATSKSEDVPKGYFAVYVGEKQNRFVIPISYLNQPSFQYLLSQAEEEFGYDHPMGGLTIPCSEDAFKHTISCFNGQ from the coding sequence ATGGGTTTTCGTTTACCTGCCATTCGACGGGCATCATTTGCAGCAAGACAAGCAACTTCAAAATCTGAAGATGTACCAAAGGGCTATTTTGCCGTTTAtgttggagagaaacaaaatcgGTTTGTGATTCCCATCTCTTACTTGAACCAACCTTCATTCCAATACTTACTGAGTCAAGCTGAGGAAGAGTTTGGATACGATCATCCAATGGGAGGCCTCACAATTCCTTGCAGTGAAGATGCCTTCAAGCACACAATTTCTTGCTTCAATGGACAATAG